GGGAACCATATCAGATGTAAAACGTATTGGAAATATTTAGCAAGGGGAAACAACTAGAAGAAAACTTGAAAAGTGTACAAATAGTTGAAGGGCTACCACTTGGAAGAAAGACAAGACTCACATCCTATCAGAGTGGAGGTGGGTCTCCCTGGACCATTGGATGGAACTGGTAGAGATAAGATTTTTCCACAAGTAAAGATCTTCACAATAGGAGAAGGGAGGTTTCAGTCAATGTGAGCATTCTTGAAGACACTGAGGAGTATTCAACGGCTGAGATGTTTCAAAGATTTTTGCAATGAGAACACAACCAAACTAGAAGACCTCCCACGATACCTCCCACATTTCTGATTCCATAAGCCCATGGAGTGCGTTAACCAAGTCTCGAAAGGTCAAGAGACCCTCTTGGGTACCAGGGACTGGATTTTTCTCTTGAGATCTCTGGCCAAAAGGGCATTGTGAGATACAGGAATTTGAGCTTCATCAAGAGGTAGAGACATTTACAGAGGGTTTGTGAGGTAGATTGGAGGGACTGACTGAGGTGAAAGAGAGTGGGTCACTTCTATGTCAATTGGATCAGAGTAAATTTCATGTCACTGAAAAATGGATGGAGgctaagagagaaaaagagagtcaGAATGTTCTCACCCAAACCCATAAACTGCCTTATCCCTCTGCCACCATCCCCTGGGGCCTGGGTGGCTGCAGTCACCTCCCAACCAGCCCTAGTCAGTTGCATTGTTTTCTCAGCACGTGAACAAGAAAATATCAGGAGGACTATTTGttcttcctgccctccctgaAATGTAAGCCCTGTGAGGGCAGGTGGGGCTACGTCCGGCTTGCTCCCTGCTGAATCCTGACCCGCAGGGGATGCTCTACAAATGTTTGtgggaagaatgaagagaaagaaatcttCCTAAAGTGGAATACGACAACATGAAGTCATGGTAATTGGACTAAGTTCCATATAAAATCTTGACATTTCAAGGTAATGTACATATTGCCCGACTTTTCCCTGGTTGCTTTGAATGAGTGCAAACCTGACATTGCCTGGCCCTCAGACGTCCAGAGTAAAAAAGTTCTAGTCTGTGAAAGACGGAAAAGGAGCAGCCTGTTTAGGGCCCAGCAAACTATTTTTTGGCTGCCAGAGTTAATGGCAGAGCCTGGGACTGCGCAGGGCACAGAGGGTCTAAgcgaggaaataaaaaatgagtaggaagaggaagtgaagaaatgAGGTAGGAGAGGTACCTCACATTCCCTGTGGGCTTTACTTCCTTGAACCTCTATTATGTCCGCGAGATAGTatcttttgagagagaaaaatcatttgagtCTCAGAGGAATAAGGGCAGTGTGTAAGGACAGGTGGTAGAATGTTACAGTAGAGATTCCTAACCACGCATCTGTGAGCTTGTCCTCTGGTCCACAGATACGATGAAAAGTtggtatttattaagcacctactaatTGCGAGGACTGGTGAGAACAGAAGGGACAGCTCTGATGTCATGGTTGGCTGTCCCACAGCCACAGTCATTGGCAGACTCAGGTTTTGTGGGGCCTGAAGctgatcagtttttttttttttttgagggcgATCTTCCAACAAAaggaatatacatttaaaatgatgagATTAAGTACAAGAAGTCTGTGCAAATGACAAATCCTGAAGCTCAAGCAGCTTTAGCATCATGGTCCGTCAGTCCATTTCTGACTATAACAACAGTCACCAATTAATGTAAAAAGTGTCCCAGTGGTGCCTCAAAGACGCTCACTTTGGAAATGAAGGGACGGGGAAGGACGGGATGGAGTTGGGTTGGGAAGGCCAGACACACTTCTCACACGCATCCATAAGCACCATTTTAATAACAACCCACAAGACTGATTccaagggatttttaaaattcccttttgggaaaaattcccttttttgttaaaatagttttcaaaaagttttattttgagtGCAAATAAGCAAATAACCCTGGCTCTAAATACAAGCTTTTTCTGGTCTGGAGGACTCTTTGCAAGGTTTCCAATAAATGTCTTGTTGTCAGGGTGATAAACCCTGCATTTCGGGATTTAGATAAAAAttcctctaaaatattttataatctggTAATTCTGGGCTTCGACTAGATCCGGTGGGTGGGGAAGAAAGGGTTCAGGGAAGCTCGCTCTCTACACTCCGGTCTCTTGCATTTTCCCGTGCATCAGAAGCCATTGGGGAGCTTGTGAAAACCCCAAATATTTTCCCTTCATTCCAAAGCACCAGGAATCCTGTACAGACCAGGAGATTCAGAGGTAGTCAGCTCTCAGACTGCTTCTTGCCCAAAACTGCTCTAATAACAACCCCGCTACATGAGGGAGGGATTATAAGCGTGCTtaccaaagggggaaaatgaggcacagggaAGCAAGCAGCTTGTTCTAGGTCACCCAGCAAGTTCATGTCTCAGCGGTATATTCTGGCTCTCAGAAGGTCTGCCAGAGGtcacagaaggaggaaaagagcgTGTTCCTAGGAGTGGAGAGAAGAATCTCGCAAACAATGCAGATCTGATAGGGGAAGGCATGATCAGGGTGAGATGATATGTGTTGATTTTACTAGACAAAGGGATTTGGGCGAATAAGAATTGAGCAGAGACTGTTAAAACGGACTTTGTGAGTGTTGGCAAAGGGAAAGCAATAGAAATTTTGCAAGAATGGAGGATAGGCTCTGGGCCTAAGTGAATGGGATGTTATGGCACCAACAAGCAGCAGAAACTGACACCTGGGGTGCAggagcagggggcgggggcaAGGGGGTGTTTGTGCAGCACCCAGCAGATCACAGGCCCTCAATCAACGTTTGGTGAAGGAATTTGCCAAGGAGGCCGAGCACTAACGTCGCCTCAATTTGATAACTACCATTTTTCCTGGTTGCCATGATCCTGGTGTGGGATGCCGGCCAGGAATCCAATAAGCAAAAACAGACAATGTGAGGTAATACCAGAGAGTTTGGTGCTGGTTAAGACTGTCAGAGCCACGAGGCCCGCAGTAAAACCAGCCTGAGGTTGGAGAGGAGACCTGCCTCCTTAGAGACACTTCCCCaatcagctggggtggggggtggggtgtctctgtgtgggggtgggaggaaaggagtGATTTCATCTGTTTAATGAAAAATGACCTGAACGTTTCTCTGATCCTGGAAACTCCCATCTAACTGGGGCCAAGGAAAACAGGATTAGGTCTTATTACTTCTACGATGGCTTTGCATCTTCTCAGAATGAGTTAAACTAGagggaacaggaaaagaatcGCATTCCATGGTCCCTGCAGATAAAACTCTGAATTATTTAATGGGTTAATAGGACAGACTTCCCTGGGGTCCCCTTCTGAAACTGCTTCACTTTGGCTTGCTCTGCCTTTTAAATGGACACCCCATTTTAGGGTACATGTTCATAATAACAGAAAATTCGCTCTATTGAATTCAGACCAGCAAGTCACCCCCTCTGGCATTCCGCCTTCTGACAAGCTACTGATTTCAGGTCTCATGTTCCCTTCTGACTTCCACAAGGGAACAGCTTTTGCCCTAAACCACAACAAACAATGGCCCGAGCGGGGCAACTACTGACATGTAATTCTCCTTGTGCCCTTAATGGGGTGGCACTTGACAAGTTTCCTGTGTGGGTTTTTGAGGACACTGTCTTCCCAGGGCCGACTTCAGGATTTCTCGAAGTGCACGGCAAAACCCAAACCCTCACAGTGATCAGCACAGGGAACGATCTGTTTTGTGCACAAATTCTTCCAATCATCCTTTTAACAAGAGAAAGGGGTGAATAAATCCATAgggcagttttgtttttaatgcaatgtatatttattgtaaacaataatatacaaaaaaaagaaaaaaaaaaaggaaagttaagtttcacagagagaacaaaaaggtttggggtggggcgacaaggaaacaaacaaaacacaaacacaaacgaAACCTTACCTAAAgacaaaatatgatttaaatgCCAGGTTTTCTTTAagttacagaaatattttttaaaaagatctgctTTTATACAGAAATGGAAAGATGCCATATTATAAGAGtgctttaagattttattctacTGACTTCTAAAACTgttaatatatctttttttaaataaaaaaaaagtttgctgtcttttttaaaaagcaatcctCAAACTCTCCAGCCACAGAATTAAGAATTAGTCTGTCAGTGGGCCgacccctccccccttcctccctctgtccaAGAGAACATGCAGGGGAATTATCACTGTCCCACGCTAGCACTGTCTAGGggcacaacacacacacacaacttagGCAGCCCGAAGATCTGTGGCAGAAAACACTGCAAATGACTCAGTGATACGCTACATTTGAAACCTCTCAATTgtacaaaaagagaaacaagtttCCAGTTtgttttcaacaacaacaacgaagaaaaaaaaaaaaaaggacggACAAAAAAGGCATTTATACAAATCTAGGACGAGGAATCCAAAGAAACttgcttttaataataaaaaaaaggattaaagagataaataaaaaaaaaactggttacAGTTAAGAACATAATTTAACAACAGATGACCATACCCTTTGAGGAAGGCTCCAACAACCTATTTTAAAGaaggtacattttaaaaataaaaaaaggaagttgtttttttaattaaaacctctccttacaaaataaataattttagcatGTGGAATGTCTTGAAGGTGACTGCTGGTGTTCAGAGAGGCACAGGTGACAGTGTGAGAGGACTCCGCGTCTGTGTTCCACATGGGGCCGGGCAGGCAACCAGGGAGCAGTGTGCTGGGGCACTTAACTGGCTGCTGAGACATCCCCCAATCAGATTTCCGTCTCCTTGCCTTTTGCTTCTTGCTTAAGATCTCAATGAATAAGCAAACGCAGGAGGAAATAAATGCACTAAAAGAGCACGCGAGTATTTTTCAGCAGCACGGTTTTAAGGCTCAAGgtgtttttctcttgtttaaaaaatatatatgtgataaAGCTTACCAAAATGCTTCTCTAGACTACCGTGTGTATGTCCATACTTGCAAAataaggcttttatttttctaaggcaGCTCCTCCTTGAATCAGAAAGCCTGAGGCATTAAGCAAAGCTAACCCCCCAAAACTCATCACATAACACAAATctgtgtgggggggggatggtggtTATGTTAATACAacaacacacttttttttttttttgtaagagaaAGCAAATCTGTACAAAAATACTCTGGTTGCAAGAAAAGCTAGGGCACGCTGTTCAACTAAGTAGTTTAGCTGTTGGAAAAATAAGagcatttaatttttatctaaaaatatgtataaatccCCTCAAAATGGTAATGAATCATACACAGtacatactaaaaatatttaaaatagagaatattCCTCACAgaggacttttttctttaattactgctaacaaataattacaaagtcCAAACAGGCAGAGAGATTGGGCAAATTGGTCACACGATTCCCCGTCGTCCTCCGTGCTTGCTTCGAAGAAGGTTTGCAAAGCCCAGTCTCCTGTCGAGATTCCGCTGGTCCATCTAACCAAGAGTGGCCAGGCCACGGCCTCGCAACACGGTGGGCACGCGTTGGGACAGCTAATGTTTCTGTCTTGGAATCTGGGTGCGAGTTGCCTTTAGCTTAAATGTCTTTacggaagaaggaaaaaaaaatgtccaatgGAAATTCTGGCCGGTTCTTTCTTTCTTCGGTTATTTTTAAGATCATCATGCTTTGTCTAAGATCTCCTCAAGGTCTGGTGAGCTGTGTGTAGACGGGCTGTTCCCAATGCTGGGGGCTGTGGGTTTGCGGGATGGAAGGGACCCCCGAGGTGTCGGCGATGGGGGTGTACATGGGCCGCTGCGCCGGGTTCATGTAGGTGAAGGTGGAGTAGAGGCCCGAGCCCTGGCCGGCCGCGTGGCTGTAGTAGGAGCCGGAGTTCTGGTGGTCTGTGTAGTCGTACTGCGAGCGGGTGATGGGCGGGTAGGAGGGGCTGTAGTGCGGGAGGTTGAAGGGGCTGTACGCGATCTGCTGCGCCGGCGAGTGCTGCTGCTGCTCGCTGTAGTGGCTGGGGCTCAGCTGCTCCGTCTTGATGTGCGTTCGCTGGGACTGGCCCGGCTCGCTGCTCAGCGTGGTCAGCGTGTGCGCGGGCTGCTGCTGGGGCgccggctgctgctgctgcggcgcCGCCTGCTGCTGCTGAGGGGGCGCCTGCGGGGCCGGCGGGGCCTGCGGGGGCTGCTGCGGAGGCGGCGGCGCCTGCTGCTTGGACATCCACACGTGACCCGCGCTTGCTGGGGTCGCCGCGGTGCTGCTGATCCCGTAGCTGCCGGTGTATGTGACCTGGCCGTGAGTGGCCGGCACCCCCGGGTGGCCATTGGGTGGCAGGTACTGGTCAAATTCGTTGACGTCGAAGGTCTCGATGTTGGAGATGACGTCGCTGCTCAGCTCACCGATGTCCACGTCGCGGAAATCGATGGGGGGCTGTCTGCCCCCCTCTGGCAGGGGGCGCCCCTCTCGTTTCAGGTCAGCCTTGCCGGGCTGCACGTCGGttttgggggtggtgggtggcGTTGGTGGGCCCTGGGATTGCCCTGCAAGCAATAAACGAGAAAGCAGCACAGGAAAATCAACAAGGGCTGTGCAAAGGCCCTAGTCTTAGGAaccctctgggacccctccctccCCGTTAAAGGGTCACagggccccgcatgcgcaccgGAGGCACGCTGTACTGGAGATGAGACCCTGAATGATTAACTCGCCAGGACACACTGGGCAGTCTCCTGTTATCAGGGGAGGGTCTGAGGACCCTTGACCAAACTGCTACTTGTAGAAGAGTCTTGTGTGTgcttttggggtgggggagcaaagaCTTCCTGTAAAGCTGTAAAGGCATTTCACCTCGCAACAGAATCAGTCTGCTAGGATGCAGAGAGCGTGTGCGTGTGCGtttgcgtgcgtgcgtgcgtgtgtgtgtgtgtgtgtgtgtgtgtgtgttgagtggCACccgcagggaggggaggaggattcGGCGTAGGGGTGGTGTTTCTCTCCCCGGAGAAAGCAAATGCCCCAAACAGAGCCTACTAGGTGGAGGCCTGGGGGTGTGCCAGGCGGGACCGTGGCTAGGTTAGGGGCTGTGGCGGGACTCACCCGAGTGCTCGCCAGGGGAGTGCACCTCGCTCATGCCCGAGGAGGAGTGTGGCGAGTCCGCCTGCAGCGCCTTGAAGATGGCGTTGGGGGAGATGTGCGTCTGCTCCGCGGCCTCCTCGGCCTCCGCCTGGCCGTTCTTCACCGACTTCCTCCGCCGGGGCTGGTACTTGTAATCCGGATGGTCTTTCTTGTGCTGGACACGCAGCCGCTCCGCCTCCTCCACGAAGGGCCGCTTCTCACTCTCGTTCAGCAGTCTGGAGGAGGGGGGCGGAGGGAGAGGGGCgcagagaaaagggggagggggttgtGAAATCCGCGGAGCTGTCAGGGCGGCACACCACCCCagtgctccctcctccctgctctccagccACTGCCAGAGCTCGGAacctttcttttttcaagaaaaaaagtagaagaaaaaaaaagaaatctcggTTCTTTTAGTCAGACCTGAGCGGTCACTCTACGCCCCGCCCTCTCCACTTCTCTTCTATTTTGAAAACCCTGCAGATGAAAATAGCTCTCCTCTGTTCCTGCTCTAAATGCCTTTGCTACTGGAGTTATCCCACGGCCCCGTCTCCAACACCCTTTAAAAACgctccaaaaaactactcaatctgCAGGGAactcctcctgcccaccccctaatACTGCGCCCGACTACTGCCAGtagcctccctcctccacccccttcccgcTGTGGGGCGCCTCTAGCCTCGgtttctccccccaccctacATCCCACCTCCATGGGTGTAGAGCTACACGAAAGAGCGCAGTTCGAAGGAGAGAGAAGCAAACTTCACTTCCCACCCCAAACCCCTATGTGGGATTGAACTTCCTAGAAACGGGAAATCAGGCCGGCAGCCCCCTCCCACCGTGGGTCCTACGAGtcctctcccaccctctggctatctcccccaccccccaaccccttccctagAGCAATCCAAGAACTTTGTCAAACTCTTCGCCAAGTTACACTGCGTCCCCACCCCCCTCCGGCTCCACCCCGCCCGCTCTGGGACCCGCAACTCCCCCATGCTGGGAGGCGGGGCGCGGAGAGCCGGTCCCGGTCAGCGCCCCCCGCCGCCGCGGAGCCCACCCTGGCCCGAGGCCCTACCTCCAGAGCTTGCCGAGGGTCTTGCTGAGCTCGGCGTTGTGCAGGTGCGGGTACTGGTCCGCGAGCTTCCTGCGCGCCGCCTGCGCCCACACCATGAAGGCGTTCATGGGCCGTTTGACATGCGGCTTGTTCTTGCTCGAGCCATTGACGCGCACCGGCATGGGGACCAGCGTCCAGTCGTAGCCCTTGAGCACCTGGCTGACGGCCTCACGGATGCACACAGGGAACTTGTCCTCCTCGCTCTCCTTCTTCAGATCCGGCTCGCCCTTGGGGAATGTGTTCTCCTGGGGCCGCGTGTTCTCGGTGTCCGAGCCGGAGCCCGAAGGGCAGGGCGAGCCCGCCGAGTCCTCGGACATGGTGGGGCTGGGAGCGCCGGACAGGCCCTTCTCCTGCTCTTCGGTCATCTTCATGAAGGGGTCCAGGAGATTCATACGCGGgcccggggcagggggcgggtggCCGGGAAAGGCGAGAAGCCGCGGCGGCTCGGGGACTCGAGGCGCGGGCTCCTCTCCCCTGGGCTGCCCGGACGCGAAGCGATAGGCTCCGGCGGAGCCTGGCGCGTCACCCGGCTGCGGTGGCGAGTAGTTAGAAAGGCGCGGGGTGGCCAGCCCGCAGCTGCCCGCTTCACTTGGGGGAAGGCGGATTGGAGAGGAGTAGGGGAAGAAAGAGCTAAAGCGAGGGCGTTTGcaccccttctcttctcctcctgcaAAGGAAAGTTCCTGGGGTGAAGCTGGCTAGTCTTGGCGCCACGGAAGTTCCCAGTCAATTTCAAGCTCCGCTCTCCGCTCTCCGACTTCCAGCCCAGCGGCTCTTTAATAAATACTCCCCCTCACCTTAGAGACGTCCAGCCAATCACAGGGCTGGCAGGCAGCTGATTGGATCCGATTGGGGGGGGAGGAGGATTGTGGCATTGGGCTGGGTGacgagagggaggggaggagcagggcgGGGAGCGCTGCCGctgttggggcggggggggggtgccgCGGGGAAGGCGGGGGACCCGGGACGTCCAAGTGTGTAAGTTTGCCATACTCTCCTAATGTCAGAATTTTGGTGCCGTCTCCGCGCGAATCttcgtgtttgtgtgtgtgtttgcgcgCGCGCGTGTGTCTAGACTCggacctcccccccacccccacgcagtTCTTTTCACCGCTTTCTCCGCGGTGCCGAGGACTTAGCTGGAGTTTACAGGACTGGAGAAGCAGCCTCTCCATAGTGTGCAGCCCAGTTTACACGCCTGGAGTCTGCCTCTGCCGAAAGTACTTAGAAATGGTCTTTTGAAGCAAATGTTTTGGCGACTCAAAGTCCGCTGTCCCTCTGTAATAATCCGTGTAAATAGATTAACATGCTCTGGTTCGCGGGGGCTGGTGCGGCTGGTCGGGATTCTCCTGCCTCTTGCAAAG
This window of the Desmodus rotundus isolate HL8 chromosome 9, HLdesRot8A.1, whole genome shotgun sequence genome carries:
- the SOX9 gene encoding transcription factor SOX-9 — translated: MNLLDPFMKMTEEQEKGLSGAPSPTMSEDSAGSPCPSGSGSDTENTRPQENTFPKGEPDLKKESEEDKFPVCIREAVSQVLKGYDWTLVPMPVRVNGSSKNKPHVKRPMNAFMVWAQAARRKLADQYPHLHNAELSKTLGKLWRLLNESEKRPFVEEAERLRVQHKKDHPDYKYQPRRRKSVKNGQAEAEEAAEQTHISPNAIFKALQADSPHSSSGMSEVHSPGEHSGQSQGPPTPPTTPKTDVQPGKADLKREGRPLPEGGRQPPIDFRDVDIGELSSDVISNIETFDVNEFDQYLPPNGHPGVPATHGQVTYTGSYGISSTAATPASAGHVWMSKQQAPPPPQQPPQAPPAPQAPPQQQQAAPQQQQPAPQQQPAHTLTTLSSEPGQSQRTHIKTEQLSPSHYSEQQQHSPAQQIAYSPFNLPHYSPSYPPITRSQYDYTDHQNSGSYYSHAAGQGSGLYSTFTYMNPAQRPMYTPIADTSGVPSIPQTHSPQHWEQPVYTQLTRP